In the genome of Oxalobacter aliiformigenes, one region contains:
- a CDS encoding Nif3-like dinuclear metal center hexameric protein, which translates to MNRIKSQKTVDRNEVVKFLADELKIAFIRDYCPNGLQVEGQSRISSIVSGVTASLALIEAAIESKADTILVHHGYFWRNENACITGPKQKRIKLLLSHDINLLAYHLPLDCHPVLGNNSQLAKVLGFTTTGRFGENDLGWLGMVTVPELVTVSDLAAWIGKKLGRPPLIIGKPEQKLDTIGWCSGAAQDLLPDAVQAGATVYLSGEISERTVHEAREYGITYLACGHHATEQFGIQALGDCLRKKFGIHHEYIDIDNPV; encoded by the coding sequence ATGAATAGGATAAAGAGTCAAAAAACAGTAGACAGAAACGAAGTCGTTAAATTTCTGGCAGATGAATTAAAAATTGCATTTATTCGTGATTATTGTCCAAATGGACTGCAAGTGGAAGGCCAATCCCGAATTTCATCCATTGTCAGTGGCGTAACAGCCAGTCTGGCACTCATTGAAGCGGCAATAGAATCCAAAGCCGATACCATTCTGGTCCATCACGGATATTTCTGGCGAAATGAAAATGCCTGTATAACCGGCCCCAAGCAAAAACGCATCAAGCTGCTTTTATCCCATGATATCAACCTGCTGGCGTATCACCTGCCACTCGACTGTCATCCCGTTCTCGGAAACAACAGTCAATTGGCCAAAGTGCTCGGTTTCACCACAACGGGCAGATTCGGCGAAAACGATCTGGGCTGGCTTGGCATGGTAACCGTTCCCGAACTGGTCACCGTTTCCGATCTGGCGGCATGGATCGGGAAAAAACTGGGCAGACCTCCCCTGATTATCGGCAAACCGGAACAAAAACTCGATACCATCGGATGGTGCAGTGGCGCTGCACAAGACCTGCTACCCGATGCCGTACAGGCAGGAGCGACAGTCTACCTGTCCGGCGAAATATCCGAACGTACTGTCCATGAAGCACGTGAATACGGCATAACGTATCTGGCTTGCGGGCATCACGCAACCGAGCAGTTCGGCATACAGGCCCTGGGCGATTGCCTCAGGAAAAAATTCGGCATTCACCACGAATATATTGATATCGACAATCCGGTTTGA
- a CDS encoding glutathione S-transferase N-terminal domain-containing protein, giving the protein MMVLYSGTTCPFSQRCRFVLFEKGMDFEIRDIDLFNKPEEISAMNPYGQVPILVERELILYESNIINEYIDERFPHPQLMPADPLMRARARLMLFNCEKELFVHVNTLENDKSENAAANHEKARTQIKEYLTALSPLFQKSKYVLGDEFSMLDVALAPLLWRLDYYGIELSKTAAPLMKYAERVFSRPAYIEALTPPEKVMRR; this is encoded by the coding sequence ATGATGGTTCTCTACTCTGGAACGACTTGTCCTTTCTCACAGCGCTGTCGTTTCGTGCTTTTCGAAAAGGGCATGGATTTCGAAATCAGAGATATCGACCTCTTTAACAAGCCAGAAGAAATATCTGCAATGAACCCGTACGGTCAGGTTCCCATTCTGGTCGAAAGAGAACTCATCCTCTATGAATCCAACATTATCAATGAATACATTGATGAACGGTTTCCGCATCCCCAGTTGATGCCGGCAGACCCTCTGATGCGTGCAAGAGCCCGGTTGATGCTGTTCAATTGCGAAAAAGAACTTTTCGTTCACGTCAACACACTCGAGAACGACAAGTCGGAAAATGCCGCGGCCAATCATGAAAAAGCCCGGACACAAATCAAGGAATATCTGACCGCCTTGTCCCCTTTGTTCCAGAAAAGCAAATACGTCCTGGGAGATGAGTTCTCGATGCTGGATGTTGCTCTGGCACCACTGTTATGGCGACTCGACTATTACGGTATCGAACTCTCCAAAACAGCGGCGCCGCTCATGAAATACGCAGAACGGGTTTTTTCCCGTCCAGCCTATATTGAAGCTTTGACTCCGCCGGAAAAAGTCATGCGTCGCTAA
- a CDS encoding ClpXP protease specificity-enhancing factor translates to MAEIPTKPYLLRAIHEWCTDNGYTPYIAVKVGTFARVPMQYVRDGQIVLDISYDATSGLNMSNTAIQFKARFGGIPQDIYIPVENIAAIYASENGQGMGFEPSEPKSGTETAPVEKPAKKPTLTRIK, encoded by the coding sequence ATGGCTGAAATCCCAACAAAACCTTATTTGCTTCGGGCAATTCATGAATGGTGTACCGACAATGGATATACCCCTTATATTGCTGTCAAAGTCGGAACCTTCGCACGGGTTCCTATGCAGTACGTTCGGGATGGCCAGATCGTTCTGGATATCAGTTATGACGCGACCAGCGGCCTGAACATGAGCAATACGGCCATCCAGTTCAAGGCAAGATTCGGGGGCATACCTCAGGATATCTATATTCCGGTAGAAAATATCGCTGCCATTTATGCAAGTGAAAACGGGCAGGGAATGGGTTTCGAACCTTCCGAACCCAAATCCGGTACAGAAACGGCACCGGTTGAAAAACCTGCAAAAAAACCTACCTTAACAAGAATAAAATAA
- a CDS encoding succinate CoA transferase, protein MNIDVLQKRIRLPELRNKVTSAEAAAEHVKDGMTVGMSGFTLAGCVKSVPHAIAKKAATHPLKISVITGASLGNDVDSALTNAGVMARRSPFQTDRTLRNAINRGEIMYVDNHLSETGEQLRRQQVKPVDVAIIEAVSITESGEIVPTASVGNNEIFAAQAKKVIVEVNLSYSLEMEGAHDIYCASHFPNAAPIGIMSPRDRVGSIGISVPPEKIVAIVITDEMDTPSQNLPPDGETAQIAGHLIDFFKNEIKHGRLTQNLRPLQSGIGTIANAVMSGLQTGPFSHLTMYSEVLQDSTFELIDAGMMDFASATAITLSDQKSREVFGNFGRYKKHVVIRPQRISNHPEVIQRLGIITINTALEADIYGHVNSTHVMGTHMMNGIGGSGDFTHNAHTAIFVTKSVAKGGVISSIVPMVPHVDHTEHDVDILVTEVGLADLRGLAPRERAQTIISNCVQGEYKDMLKDYVREANLRGGQTPHVLEKALSWHQRLHETGSMKEKPN, encoded by the coding sequence ATGAATATTGATGTTTTACAAAAACGTATTCGTCTGCCTGAATTAAGAAACAAGGTCACCAGTGCCGAAGCGGCAGCCGAACATGTCAAAGACGGAATGACCGTCGGCATGAGCGGTTTCACCCTGGCAGGGTGCGTTAAAAGTGTTCCTCATGCCATAGCGAAAAAAGCGGCCACCCATCCTCTAAAAATCTCGGTAATCACCGGTGCTTCCCTCGGAAACGATGTCGACAGCGCATTGACCAATGCGGGCGTCATGGCAAGGCGTTCGCCGTTTCAAACAGATCGTACATTACGCAACGCGATCAATCGTGGCGAAATTATGTATGTCGACAACCATTTGTCGGAAACTGGCGAGCAATTGCGAAGACAACAAGTCAAACCCGTTGATGTCGCCATTATTGAAGCGGTTTCCATTACGGAATCCGGTGAAATTGTCCCGACCGCTTCCGTGGGAAACAACGAAATATTCGCGGCACAGGCAAAAAAGGTCATCGTCGAGGTCAATCTGAGTTATTCGCTTGAAATGGAAGGAGCACATGATATTTATTGTGCAAGCCATTTCCCGAATGCCGCACCGATCGGCATCATGTCACCAAGAGACCGCGTCGGCAGCATCGGCATATCCGTTCCTCCGGAAAAGATCGTCGCCATTGTCATTACGGATGAAATGGATACACCTTCCCAGAATCTGCCTCCTGACGGGGAAACAGCCCAGATCGCGGGTCACCTGATAGATTTTTTCAAGAACGAAATCAAACATGGTCGCCTGACACAAAATCTGCGTCCCCTGCAATCCGGTATCGGTACTATTGCCAATGCCGTCATGTCCGGTCTCCAGACAGGTCCATTCAGCCATTTGACCATGTATTCGGAAGTATTGCAGGATTCGACGTTCGAGCTTATCGACGCAGGCATGATGGATTTCGCATCGGCAACAGCCATTACATTGTCCGACCAGAAAAGCCGCGAAGTATTCGGCAACTTCGGCCGATACAAGAAACATGTCGTGATACGTCCTCAACGAATTTCAAATCACCCTGAGGTCATTCAGCGTTTGGGAATCATTACCATCAATACGGCACTCGAAGCCGACATTTATGGACATGTCAACTCAACCCATGTCATGGGAACCCATATGATGAACGGTATCGGTGGCTCAGGCGATTTCACGCATAACGCCCATACTGCGATCTTCGTAACAAAATCTGTTGCGAAAGGAGGGGTCATTTCCAGTATCGTACCCATGGTTCCGCATGTCGACCACACCGAACATGACGTGGATATTCTCGTTACCGAAGTCGGCTTGGCCGATCTCAGAGGTCTCGCTCCACGCGAACGTGCTCAGACTATTATCAGCAACTGCGTCCAGGGGGAATACAAGGACATGCTGAAAGATTACGTCAGAGAAGCCAATCTGAGAGGTGGACAAACTCCGCATGTTCTCGAAAAGGCTCTTTCCTGGCATCAGCGTTTGCATGAAACCGGTTCCATGAAAGAAAAACCCAATTAA
- the kdpF gene encoding K(+)-transporting ATPase subunit F: MNWLHILAAVLAIALFAYLVAALLYPEDLS, encoded by the coding sequence ATGAACTGGTTACATATTCTGGCTGCCGTTCTGGCGATAGCGCTATTTGCCTATCTCGTCGCAGCCTTGCTCTATCCGGAGGATCTGTCATGA
- the kdpA gene encoding potassium-transporting ATPase subunit KdpA — translation MTSQAWFLLITFVIVLLVLSWPLGRMIDAVMNGRFRWGKIVEKPIYRLLGIDPETETGWLSYCIGLVLFNALGVLFLFLLQCFQAYLPFNPQNMPNISVDSSLNTAVSFVTNTNWQGYGGETTMSYLSQMAGLTVQNFLSAATGIVVVIAMIRGFFRRSAQTIGNVWVDLTRATLWILLPLSAIFALLLANEGVIQNLSPYKEVQTIETQIWQEPAKDLNGEIVLDKNGDPVLETKTSDTQVLAMGPVASQLSIKLLGTNGGGFFNTNSAHPFENPTAFANLLEMLCIFLIPAALCFTFGRMVSDKRQGVAIFSAMLAIFLAFTIAVTHFEQVGNPDLATLGVDQTQTIAQAGGNMEGKEVRLGIAASSLFASVTTSASCGAVNSMHDSYTPLGGAVPLILMQLGEVVFGGVGTGLYNMLVFAIMAVFIAGLMIGRTPEYLGKKIEAFDMKMASIAILITPLVVLLGTALATMTEAGRAGILNPGPHGFSEMLYAFTSAANNNGSAFAGLSANTPFYNYALAAAMWIGRFGGIIPVLAIAGSLAAKKRIAVTEGTLPTHGPLFVALLIGTVLLIGLLNYVPSLALGPVIEHLMLWVH, via the coding sequence ATGACGAGTCAGGCTTGGTTCCTTCTCATTACTTTCGTTATTGTCCTTCTTGTACTCAGCTGGCCATTGGGCAGAATGATTGATGCTGTCATGAACGGACGATTCCGATGGGGAAAAATTGTCGAAAAACCCATTTACCGGCTTCTCGGAATTGACCCTGAAACAGAAACAGGCTGGCTTTCCTACTGCATTGGTCTGGTTCTGTTCAATGCATTGGGTGTTCTGTTCCTTTTTCTATTGCAATGTTTTCAGGCATACCTGCCATTCAATCCCCAGAACATGCCCAATATATCCGTTGATTCATCCCTGAATACAGCGGTCAGTTTCGTTACAAACACCAATTGGCAAGGATATGGTGGAGAAACAACCATGAGTTACCTGAGCCAGATGGCGGGATTGACTGTCCAGAATTTCCTGTCAGCTGCAACAGGCATCGTTGTTGTTATTGCCATGATCCGCGGTTTTTTCAGACGTTCTGCCCAAACAATTGGCAATGTTTGGGTTGATCTGACCAGAGCCACTCTCTGGATCTTGCTTCCGTTATCTGCCATATTCGCTTTGCTTTTAGCCAATGAAGGGGTCATTCAGAACCTGTCGCCCTACAAGGAAGTCCAAACCATTGAAACCCAGATCTGGCAAGAACCTGCCAAAGATCTGAACGGTGAAATCGTACTGGACAAGAATGGAGATCCTGTACTGGAAACCAAAACTTCAGATACCCAGGTTCTGGCCATGGGTCCGGTAGCGTCACAACTTTCCATCAAACTGCTGGGAACCAACGGAGGGGGTTTTTTCAACACCAATTCCGCCCATCCCTTTGAAAATCCGACTGCTTTTGCCAATCTGCTGGAAATGCTGTGCATTTTCCTGATTCCGGCAGCCTTGTGTTTTACATTCGGACGCATGGTCTCGGACAAAAGACAGGGTGTTGCCATTTTTTCGGCAATGCTGGCTATTTTCCTCGCTTTCACTATTGCAGTCACTCACTTTGAACAGGTGGGAAACCCTGATCTGGCAACATTAGGTGTTGACCAAACACAAACCATTGCCCAGGCTGGCGGTAACATGGAAGGAAAAGAAGTACGTCTTGGCATCGCAGCAAGCAGCCTGTTTGCATCCGTGACGACTTCTGCATCCTGTGGAGCAGTCAATTCCATGCATGATTCATATACCCCATTGGGTGGAGCTGTTCCGCTTATCCTGATGCAACTCGGAGAAGTTGTCTTCGGTGGTGTCGGAACCGGGTTATACAACATGTTGGTCTTTGCCATCATGGCTGTCTTTATCGCAGGCCTCATGATCGGCAGAACTCCGGAATATCTCGGCAAGAAAATCGAAGCATTCGATATGAAAATGGCTTCCATCGCCATCCTGATCACACCACTTGTCGTTTTGTTGGGTACTGCACTGGCCACCATGACCGAAGCAGGAAGAGCCGGCATACTCAATCCGGGCCCGCACGGTTTCTCTGAAATGCTTTATGCCTTCACTTCTGCCGCCAACAATAACGGAAGTGCATTCGCCGGACTTTCGGCCAACACACCTTTCTACAACTACGCTTTGGCAGCGGCCATGTGGATCGGACGTTTTGGGGGAATCATTCCGGTACTGGCCATTGCCGGTTCACTCGCAGCCAAAAAACGGATTGCGGTAACGGAGGGTACCTTGCCAACACATGGTCCGCTTTTTGTCGCTCTGCTTATCGGCACGGTTTTATTGATCGGCCTGTTGAATTACGTTCCCTCACTGGCATTGGGTCCGGTTATTGAACATCTGATGTTATGGGTACATTGA